The DNA segment CAGAGCAGACCTTCTTTATCTGCTTTTACGAGACCTTCGCTGATTAATGATTTAATCGCAACGGTAATGCTAGGTTTTGCATAACCGAAATAATCAGCTAAATCTACACGTCGTACTGCTCCTTTTTTCTTGCCAAGCACTAAAATGGCTTCAAGATAATCTTCTCCCGATTCATGTAAATTTGTATGCATAAAAACCTCCTCCTTGCTTTCAGATGCTTATTAAAATAGTGTTATCAACTTTGCTGTCTGATACTTTCTCACATTTCAAATTGCTAACGATAGAAACTAATTTCATTAGCAATTATAGCTTTAAGATACCTACGACCTATGCCGTAGGTAAATATGTTTTATTTTTCTAACATCATCCGTAACAGCTTTCTTCGAATACGAATGTATGCCTCAGCATCTTCTGGACCGAGGTACTCTAGCATCTGCACTAAACCGTCTAATACCGCTGCCCGATCTTTTTCAATCAAACGAGCGCCTTCATCTGTTAACCTGACGATAACCTGACGATTATCCTGAGCATCTGGTGTTCTTGTGATCAGACCATCTTTTTCCAGCTGCTTTAATATTGTCGCAATCCGAGCTGTACTGACCATCATATTTTTGCTCAAATCCTTTGGATAAGCCCTGTTATCATTAGCTGCCAGATAATTCAGCGTGAAATTCTCACCTATCATCATCTTTGACAACTGGCGTTCTGCCTTGACTTGTGGCATGTTTGCTCTAATATCTAATAATTCCTCTGCTATAGATCGATAATTCATCATATTACTCCCTAATCATAATGCCTAATATTATTAGCTAATTATGTTAGGCATTATAACTCTTTCACTTTTGTTTGTCAAGTACAATTATCGTGAAGATAAATCATCGATTATTGCTGCAAATGGTGCCACTTCTTACGATTAGTATGTCTGTAAATTACTATTAAGCAGTTACTTTTTCAAACTGACTATTGTAAAGTTTTGCATAAAAACCATTTTTTGCAAGCAACTCATCATGATTTCCCTGCTCTACGATGTCACCGTCTTTCATCACTAGAATGACGTCAGCATTTCGAATAGTGGAAAGCCTATGTGCAATAATAAAGCTGGTCCGCCCTTCCATCAGATGATCCATTGCTTTCTGGATTAGTATTTCTGTTCTTGTATCTACCGAAGAAGTTGCCTCGTCGAGAATCAATATATCATTATCAGCCAGAATCGCTCTTGCAATTGTAATTAGTTGTTTCTGTCCCTGAGAAATGTTGTTCGATTCCTCATTAATCATTGTAGAAAATCCCTCTGGCTGCTGCATGATAAACTGGTAAGCATGCGCAGCTTTTGCCGCCTCGATTACTTCTGCATCTGTCGCCGAAAGACGGCCGTAACGTATATTCTCCATAATACTGCCGGAAAAGAGCCATGTGTCCTGCAGCACCATACCAAACATTTTTCTAAGATCCTCTCTTCTGAAATCTTTAATGTCATGCCCCTC comes from the Blautia liquoris genome and includes:
- a CDS encoding MarR family winged helix-turn-helix transcriptional regulator; this encodes MPQVKAERQLSKMMIGENFTLNYLAANDNRAYPKDLSKNMMVSTARIATILKQLEKDGLITRTPDAQDNRQVIVRLTDEGARLIEKDRAAVLDGLVQMLEYLGPEDAEAYIRIRRKLLRMMLEK
- a CDS encoding metal-dependent transcriptional regulator, which produces MHTNLHESGEDYLEAILVLGKKKGAVRRVDLADYFGYAKPSITVAIKSLISEGLVKADKEGLLCLTEKGVEKADKIYEQHCFFKQVLIDAEVDPVTADKEACKLEHCLSQESFDKLCIAYGQKHDA